The Biomphalaria glabrata chromosome 7, xgBioGlab47.1, whole genome shotgun sequence region AATTCACGCTCGAGTTGATGATCTCCATTAAGTACGCTGACTGGGCACACATATAGAAGAGGTTGGCGTATTTCCCGCCAGTCCCAAACTGAGGATACGCCATCGTTCCGATGAAGACGATTGTGATGGGGAAAGAGAATACGATGAAAACGGCTGATATAGTCAGAACCATTTTCATCACCTTCCGGTCACGTGACAAAGCAGACCCGGCTAGATCTGCTGCCACCGACTCCTGGCGCCATCTTCCTTTGAGTTTTAGTCGTGAAATGAGTACGGCGGTGAAAAGGGAGACCATTAGGAAAGCGATGTAGCCGCAAGAGTTATTGGTCGCAAACAAAACTCTTTCCACTTCGTTTCGATTTTCTGTGTACACAATACCGATTCTGGTTTTATTTTCAGAAGAGTAAAACTTCCACTGAAGAAGGTTGACCCCAAAAGCTGGACTCACGCTGACGAACATGAGGACATAAATACCaactataatataaaatgttcTTGCTGGAGTCAGAATTCTCTTGACCTCTAGAGGTCTGACTATACACAGGCATCGCTCAAACGTGACGAAAGCTGTAATAAACGCAGTGATTCTCGCGAAACAGACATGGGGCCAACCCCCGGTTATATATTCGATCTCAAACGACACGAAGGGCAACCCGGCATTGCTGAAGAGAGGGTTGAAGCACAGGTAGATCCATTCAAGCGTCAGCAGGCAGCCGAGGTCCGATATGGTCAAACCCATGAGGCTAATGTTAGTCGTCTCTTGAAA contains the following coding sequences:
- the LOC106061812 gene encoding G-protein coupled receptor daf-37-like, whose product is MTNVTLGYDIWVIEDNIREMFVTITCCIVNASIAFFGIIFNTLNVVVFIKMGFQETTNISLMGLTISDLGCLLTLEWIYLCFNPLFSNAGLPFVSFEIEYITGGWPHVCFARITAFITAFVTFERCLCIVRPLEVKRILTPARTFYIIVGIYVLMFVSVSPAFGVNLLQWKFYSSENKTRIGIVYTENRNEVERVLFATNNSCGYIAFLMVSLFTAVLISRLKLKGRWRQESVAADLAGSALSRDRKVMKMVLTISAVFIVFSFPITIVFIGTMAYPQFGTGGKYANLFYMCAQSAYLMEIINSSVNFFIYFMMSARFRKTVSGWYRDIVKIKK